One segment of Thermoanaerobacter kivui DNA contains the following:
- the nusA gene encoding transcription termination factor NusA, with amino-acid sequence MNAEFIEALNSICEEKGISKDIMFEAIEAALVSAYKKNYGSSQNVKVVMDRETGDVKVYAQKTVVENVYNDLLEISLEDARKINKKYQVGDIVDIEVTPKTFGRIAAQNAKQVVIQRIREAERNVIYEEFLSKETEVVTGIVTRVDKKTVLVNLGRIEAVLGPTEQIPGETFTPGDRIKVYIVEVKKTTKGPQILISRSHPGLVKRLFELEVPEIQQGIVEIRSIAREAGSRTKMAVFSRDENVDPVGACVGYKGSRVQAVVNELKGEKIDIVKWSSKPQEFIMNALSPAKALSIEILDEKEKVAQVIVPDYQLSLAIGKEGQNARLAAKLTGWKIDIKSESMVKS; translated from the coding sequence AAAAGGAATATCAAAAGATATCATGTTTGAAGCAATAGAAGCTGCTTTGGTTTCAGCGTATAAAAAAAATTATGGTTCTTCTCAAAATGTTAAAGTTGTGATGGATAGAGAAACAGGCGATGTAAAAGTTTATGCACAAAAAACTGTGGTGGAAAATGTGTATAACGATTTATTAGAAATTAGTTTGGAAGATGCAAGAAAAATAAACAAAAAATATCAAGTGGGAGATATAGTCGATATAGAAGTAACTCCTAAGACTTTTGGCAGAATTGCAGCCCAAAATGCCAAGCAAGTTGTAATCCAAAGGATTAGAGAAGCTGAACGAAACGTAATTTATGAGGAATTTTTAAGCAAAGAGACAGAAGTTGTAACGGGAATAGTGACAAGGGTTGATAAAAAAACTGTATTGGTCAATTTAGGAAGAATAGAAGCAGTATTAGGGCCTACTGAACAAATTCCAGGAGAGACTTTTACTCCTGGCGATAGAATTAAAGTGTACATCGTTGAAGTAAAAAAGACTACCAAAGGACCCCAAATTTTAATTTCACGGTCTCATCCAGGACTTGTGAAGAGGTTATTTGAATTAGAAGTCCCTGAAATTCAGCAGGGAATAGTTGAAATCCGAAGTATTGCGAGAGAAGCAGGGTCAAGGACGAAGATGGCTGTTTTTAGCAGAGACGAAAATGTAGATCCAGTTGGAGCCTGTGTTGGGTATAAAGGCAGTAGAGTACAAGCTGTTGTCAATGAATTAAAAGGTGAAAAAATAGACATAGTGAAATGGAGTTCAAAGCCTCAAGAATTTATAATGAATGCATTAAGTCCAGCAAAGGCTTTAAGCATTGAGATTTTAGATGAAAAGGAAAAAGTTGCACAGGTTATTGTTCCTGATTATCAATTATCCTTGGCAATTGGAAAAGAAGGACAAAATGCTAGATTGGCGGCAAAACTTACGGGGTGGAAAATAGATATAAAAAGCGAGTCCATGGTAAAAAGCTAA
- the rnpM gene encoding RNase P modulator RnpM, with protein MKTKKVPMRMCLGCQQMKPKKELIRIVRRAKDSGVQVDLTGKVAGRGCYICRNVDCFEKAVKLKRIEKALEIPISEEIYQQLKREVQDEE; from the coding sequence ATGAAGACAAAAAAGGTCCCCATGAGGATGTGTTTGGGTTGCCAGCAAATGAAACCTAAAAAAGAGTTAATACGAATTGTAAGAAGGGCAAAAGATTCGGGTGTACAGGTAGATTTAACGGGTAAAGTGGCGGGGAGAGGATGTTATATTTGTAGAAACGTAGACTGTTTTGAAAAGGCTGTGAAGCTTAAAAGAATAGAAAAAGCGTTGGAAATACCTATCTCAGAAGAAATTTACCAGCAATTAAAGAGGGAGGTCCAAGATGAAGAATGA
- a CDS encoding L7Ae/L30e/S12e/Gadd45 family ribosomal protein → MKNDRFHSILGISKKAGKLVSGTYSVDKYLKLKKVFLVILARDVSKNTYKKFSRMCEFRNIPYIVHSTKELLARAIGREQVGVIGITDEGLAKVLLDAAKEENYGGE, encoded by the coding sequence ATGAAGAATGACAGGTTTCATTCCATACTTGGGATCTCTAAAAAAGCGGGTAAACTGGTTTCTGGAACCTATAGTGTAGATAAATATCTCAAATTAAAGAAGGTTTTTTTAGTAATTTTAGCAAGGGATGTTTCAAAAAACACCTATAAAAAATTTTCAAGAATGTGTGAGTTTAGAAATATTCCTTATATTGTCCATTCTACAAAAGAGTTATTGGCAAGAGCTATAGGCAGAGAGCAAGTTGGAGTAATTGGTATAACAGATGAGGGACTAGCTAAAGTATTATTAGATGCGGCAAAGGAAGAAAATTATGGAGGTGAATAA